The Candidatus Binatota bacterium genome segment GAGGTCTGCCAGCGCTTGTTATCTGGCCCGGGCAGCCGTAGCTACGGCGTGTTGTCGGTGATGACGGGTATGTACGCCGACGTGGAGGCCGGGCTCGAGGTCGGGCCCGAAAGTTTCGACCCCGCGCCGGCCGTGGACTCGATGGTCATAAGAATTTCCTGCCTCGACGGGCCGCGCTATGATCCTGGCGATGAAGCGCTCTTTGCCGAGCTGGTAAAGGCGGCCTTTGTGTCGAGGCGTAAGATGCTGGGTAACACTCTGGTCAAGTGGATCGACGCGCGACTTGGCGAGGGCAGCGGTCGCGAGCTCATCGAAGAGGCAGACATCGATCCTGGCTGCCGTGCCGAGCAGATCGAGATAGAAAAACTGGCGGCGCTGTGCCGCGGACTTCACCGGGAAGAACAGCGCGGTGCCTGAGCTGCCCGAGGTCGAGGTGGTTCGTTCCAGCCTCGAACCACTACTGGTCGGGCGCAGGATCACTGGTGTGCAGTTGCGCTGCGCGTCGTTGCGGCGGCCGGTCGACCCGGCCTTGCCCCGCCTGCTGACCGGGCGCAGCATCACCGCCACCCGCCGGCGCAGCAAGTACCTGGTGCTCGACCTCGACCAGGGGCCTTCCTGCATACTGCACTTCGGTATGAGCGGCACCCTG includes the following:
- the rsmA gene encoding ribosomal RNA small subunit methyltransferase A — encoded protein: MVKGSRRRAPRLGQNFLVDRVACERIVDWAGARGRSVVEIGPGRGALTGLLADHSSKLLAIELDSKLAAKLSARYDNSDHVRVLQADALAVNLDALLDEPCLVVGNLPYESGTAIVRHLLEQHPPVEEMVVMLQKEVCQRLLSGPGSRSYGVLSVMTGMYADVEAGLEVGPESFDPAPAVDSMVIRISCLDGPRYDPGDEALFAELVKAAFVSRRKMLGNTLVKWIDARLGEGSGRELIEEADIDPGCRAEQIEIEKLAALCRGLHREEQRGA